One genomic segment of Aquipluma nitroreducens includes these proteins:
- a CDS encoding plasmid mobilization protein — translation MRPQTPVDKKLGEGIRVRLTNREKELLTERCRKEGYSNLSDFGRAKLLRKREIRRIEASQEFSELMGQMDFELNKIGVNLNQIAKKLNTYLGYQLDSEDKRTLNNSYETLRKCFELLQKYMDHIP, via the coding sequence ATGCGACCGCAAACTCCGGTAGATAAAAAGCTAGGTGAAGGAATCCGGGTTCGTTTGACCAACCGGGAAAAGGAACTGTTGACTGAGCGGTGCCGAAAGGAAGGCTACTCCAACCTTAGTGATTTTGGCCGAGCCAAACTTTTAAGAAAACGGGAAATCCGGAGGATTGAAGCCAGTCAGGAATTTTCGGAATTAATGGGTCAAATGGATTTTGAACTCAATAAGATCGGGGTTAACCTGAACCAGATTGCCAAAAAACTGAATACTTATTTGGGATACCAACTCGATTCTGAGGATAAGCGAACCCTGAATAACTCTTATGAAACACTTAGAAAGTGCTTTGAGCTTTTGCAAAAATATATGGATCATATTCCATAA
- the traN gene encoding conjugative transposon protein TraN: MKSFLIVITCAMIQISVSAQNILKISDTKTSHLVCPDKVNYVQAGDYSIIQAEIVPELSNLIRVKAVQPFDKPTSLTVVCADQIYSFELQYGNDAPITYPIETFDSQKAMTFSGKMMPDYLLKDLCDQVLDKHKVQFRKRKTEKDGIKIRLNSIHLKNDALFFELEITNKTNMAYDVESFNFWITDKKKAKATNVQEYQVFPQYQQNKVQRIPGEVTVREVFVIEKMTIPDQRILKIELNEKALGNTGRKLSFNLKNKDIMKAKSLK, from the coding sequence ATGAAATCCTTTTTAATCGTAATTACCTGCGCAATGATTCAGATTTCTGTTAGCGCACAAAATATCTTAAAAATTTCCGATACTAAAACCAGCCATCTGGTTTGCCCCGATAAAGTGAACTATGTACAAGCTGGAGATTATTCGATAATCCAGGCAGAAATTGTTCCGGAACTTTCAAACCTGATTCGGGTGAAAGCCGTGCAGCCTTTTGACAAGCCAACTTCACTAACGGTTGTTTGTGCCGACCAGATTTATTCTTTCGAATTACAGTATGGAAATGATGCCCCGATTACTTACCCGATTGAAACTTTTGATTCGCAAAAGGCTATGACCTTTTCCGGTAAGATGATGCCTGATTACCTGCTAAAAGACCTTTGTGATCAGGTTCTGGACAAACACAAAGTTCAGTTTAGAAAGCGCAAGACCGAAAAAGATGGGATTAAAATTCGGTTGAATTCCATTCACCTGAAAAACGATGCACTCTTTTTTGAACTGGAGATCACCAACAAAACCAACATGGCTTACGATGTTGAAAGTTTTAATTTCTGGATCACCGATAAGAAAAAAGCCAAAGCAACCAATGTTCAGGAATACCAGGTTTTTCCGCAGTATCAGCAGAACAAGGTGCAGCGCATTCCGGGAGAAGTTACAGTTCGGGAAGTATTCGTAATCGAAAAAATGACTATTCCGGATCAGCGTATCCTGAAGATCGAACTCAATGAAAAAGCATTAGGCAACACCGGTCGAAAACTCAGCTTCAACCTGAAGAATAAGGATATAATGAAAGCCAAATCTCTGAAGTAA
- a CDS encoding DUF3945 domain-containing protein, whose translation MEQQKTRMSMDQIPFDKLEKVGINRDLIQKMEKQEMTDFLNGFRSDKLYTVNAKINGEDYRIPAKIRLQSNEDGSVGIKVHPIQRLNIPDEYMGHKFSKEEKGALLNDKNLGKTVELTGRDGKKDNYYLSIDSKTNEMIPLRSSYIQIPEKIKGATLSAEQKENLAAGKKVTVEGMTGKDEKRFSAALQIDAASRRIGFSDFKQEKQGQSETAKQEKSEGKRQGAKQSVS comes from the coding sequence ATGGAACAGCAGAAAACACGCATGAGCATGGATCAGATTCCCTTTGACAAGCTCGAAAAGGTAGGTATTAACCGCGACCTGATCCAAAAAATGGAAAAACAGGAGATGACCGATTTCCTGAATGGTTTCCGTTCGGATAAACTCTACACGGTCAATGCAAAAATCAATGGAGAGGACTACAGGATTCCGGCCAAAATCCGTTTGCAAAGCAATGAGGATGGATCAGTCGGGATTAAGGTACATCCAATCCAACGGTTGAACATCCCGGATGAGTACATGGGGCATAAGTTTTCCAAGGAGGAAAAGGGGGCTTTGCTCAATGACAAAAATCTTGGCAAAACGGTAGAACTGACCGGACGAGATGGAAAGAAGGATAATTACTACCTAAGCATCGATTCCAAAACGAATGAGATGATCCCACTTCGCTCCAGCTACATTCAGATTCCTGAAAAGATCAAGGGAGCCACCTTATCGGCAGAACAGAAAGAAAACCTGGCAGCAGGAAAGAAAGTGACAGTTGAAGGCATGACCGGTAAGGATGAGAAAAGGTTTTCAGCCGCTCTTCAGATTGATGCAGCCTCACGCAGAATTGGGTTTTCCGACTTCAAACAGGAAAAGCAAGGTCAATCCGAAACTGCTAAACAGGAAAAATCGGAAGGAAAACGACAAGGTGCAAAGCAAAGTGTCAGTTAG
- a CDS encoding PH domain-containing protein: MIQNTVYFKSRPSQLINLETFLLTILAVPVILLMDGILKQQLPIHFIPAKLIVHVYRLPHYLGVFVLLNLAYQVLRVYCIRYEIHAEELRYYSGIFRRNHEFIENYRIKDYRVERPLIYRLFGLGNLIIYTSDKTTPIFRLNAIKDPEEKYKILRGLVELNRREKHVFEVD; this comes from the coding sequence ATGATTCAAAATACCGTTTACTTCAAAAGCAGGCCATCCCAATTGATTAATCTGGAAACTTTTCTGCTGACGATCCTGGCAGTACCGGTTATCCTGTTAATGGATGGGATTCTAAAACAGCAACTCCCTATCCATTTTATTCCGGCAAAACTAATCGTACATGTTTACAGGTTGCCCCATTATCTGGGTGTGTTTGTTTTGCTGAATCTGGCTTATCAAGTCCTTCGGGTGTACTGCATCCGATACGAAATTCACGCCGAAGAACTCCGATACTATTCTGGAATCTTCCGGAGAAACCATGAGTTTATAGAAAATTACAGGATCAAAGACTATCGGGTAGAAAGGCCATTGATTTACCGCCTGTTTGGACTGGGCAACCTGATTATTTACACCTCCGACAAAACGACTCCTATATTCCGGTTGAATGCTATCAAAGATCCGGAAGAAAAGTATAAAATCCTTCGTGGTTTAGTCGAGCTGAACCGCAGGGAGAAACATGTATTTGAAGTTGATTAA
- the traK gene encoding conjugative transposon protein TraK, whose product MNKIFDIQRKFRFTVYILLAVSLLLTGFSTFVFTRSIGLVERSRQKIYVLDNGKSLLLALRADITDNRPSEAKDHVKRFHELFFTMEPDKQYIENNAKEALYLADGSAMKQYQSYKENNVYNQIIASDISMTLTTDSVQIDFSAYPYQFRFFGRQKIVRKSNITIRNLETSGRLRNISRTDNNPHGFMIEDWLIVDNKDLETMKRKSF is encoded by the coding sequence ATGAATAAGATTTTTGATATACAGCGCAAGTTCCGCTTTACTGTTTACATCCTTTTGGCTGTGAGCCTGCTTTTGACCGGCTTTAGCACTTTTGTCTTCACCCGTTCCATCGGACTGGTTGAACGTTCGCGCCAGAAAATCTATGTGCTGGACAACGGCAAATCCCTTTTGCTGGCCCTTCGTGCCGACATCACGGACAACCGGCCTTCAGAGGCCAAAGACCATGTGAAACGCTTTCACGAGCTGTTTTTTACGATGGAGCCCGACAAACAGTACATCGAAAACAATGCAAAAGAAGCACTGTATCTGGCCGATGGTTCGGCCATGAAGCAGTACCAGTCCTATAAAGAAAACAACGTCTATAACCAGATCATTGCTTCCGACATCAGCATGACCCTGACAACCGATTCTGTACAGATTGACTTCTCAGCTTACCCTTACCAGTTCCGGTTTTTTGGACGCCAGAAGATTGTCCGCAAATCCAATATTACGATCCGCAACCTGGAAACCTCCGGGAGGCTGCGGAACATTTCCAGGACAGACAATAACCCACACGGTTTTATGATCGAGGATTGGCTGATAGTGGACAATAAAGATCTGGAAACCATGAAGCGCAAGTCCTTTTAA
- a CDS encoding DUF302 domain-containing protein — MKILKYLFIMLMAFGISPLQAQENENFYFSKIVEGSFEDVTQKVKYALKAQGFGVITEIDMDVKIKEKLPDVEMKPYKILGVCNPSFAYKTLQIEENIGIFLPCKAVVKDIGNGKIEVVIVNPAALMGMLNKPELVSIAGEVSQKFQAALNNL; from the coding sequence ATGAAAATATTGAAATATCTCTTCATTATGCTAATGGCGTTTGGAATTTCACCATTACAAGCACAGGAAAACGAAAACTTTTATTTCTCTAAAATTGTTGAAGGAAGCTTTGAAGATGTTACCCAAAAGGTAAAATATGCTCTTAAAGCCCAAGGCTTTGGTGTCATTACCGAAATTGATATGGATGTTAAAATTAAAGAGAAACTGCCTGATGTGGAAATGAAACCATATAAAATATTGGGCGTTTGCAATCCTTCCTTTGCTTATAAAACATTGCAAATCGAAGAAAACATTGGCATATTTCTTCCTTGCAAAGCCGTTGTAAAGGATATTGGAAATGGTAAAATTGAAGTTGTAATCGTAAATCCGGCAGCTTTAATGGGAATGCTCAATAAACCAGAACTCGTCTCCATTGCAGGGGAAGTAAGCCAAAAGTTTCAGGCCGCTTTAAATAATTTATAA
- a CDS encoding response regulator transcription factor: MNNSSHKIIIADSQYLVVEALKTLLGNDERFIISSVVNSKFELLKVLEHELCGLLITDFNLVDYEGIDDLRRVKRTFPDLVILILTNSISKVEFTELSKIGIKNIIYKTADREEILAAIDAALRGKKYFAEEILDMIIEQGDNRQEPEEPTHLTSSEIEIVRLIAGGLTTKEIANQKNISFHTVNTHRKNIFRKMEVSNASELIMQAIRAGWIDNIEYFI, translated from the coding sequence ATGAATAATTCTTCACATAAAATAATAATTGCCGATTCACAGTATTTGGTTGTTGAAGCACTGAAAACTTTACTGGGAAATGACGAGCGGTTTATTATTTCTAGTGTTGTAAATTCAAAATTTGAATTGCTAAAAGTTCTGGAACACGAACTTTGCGGATTATTAATCACGGACTTTAATCTGGTTGATTACGAAGGTATTGATGATCTTAGAAGAGTAAAACGAACGTTTCCTGATTTAGTGATTCTTATACTTACCAATTCAATCAGCAAAGTCGAATTTACAGAATTGTCTAAAATTGGTATTAAGAATATTATTTACAAAACTGCTGACAGGGAAGAGATTCTGGCGGCAATTGATGCGGCATTGAGGGGTAAGAAATATTTTGCTGAAGAGATACTCGATATGATCATCGAACAAGGCGATAATAGACAAGAGCCAGAAGAACCAACCCACCTCACTAGCTCGGAAATTGAAATCGTAAGACTGATTGCCGGAGGACTTACAACCAAAGAGATTGCCAATCAGAAAAACATTAGTTTTCATACTGTGAACACGCACCGGAAAAATATCTTCCGGAAAATGGAAGTATCCAATGCTTCCGAATTGATTATGCAGGCCATAAGGGCCGGATGGATCGATAATATTGAGTACTTCATCTAA
- a CDS encoding GDCCVxC domain-containing (seleno)protein → MPEVNLNSIITCPNCGLAKEETMPTDSCLYFYECEKCKTVLKPEQGDCCVFCSYGSVKYPPIQQSYKCCN, encoded by the coding sequence ATGCCGGAAGTGAATTTAAACTCGATAATAACCTGCCCAAATTGTGGGCTTGCAAAAGAAGAAACTATGCCAACTGATTCTTGTCTATATTTTTATGAGTGTGAGAAGTGTAAAACCGTTTTAAAACCGGAGCAAGGCGATTGTTGTGTATTTTGCAGTTATGGTTCGGTGAAATACCCTCCAATTCAGCAAAGCTATAAGTGTTGTAACTGA
- the traM gene encoding conjugative transposon protein TraM, translating into MKAYLKRNKPLLFLPLVLIPFVVLIFYVLGGGEKKEKEEQKQKEQQVAKGANYTLPDADKSVAIYDKMDNYSAQKAVTSTHDYNITGEPDSIPEEIVEEEAMTEEQLLSGRKHLYKNDPVPEMNADVSTDLMAHIRQKERTVREDLENSQAEAKSKNEDFDSNQAGKDKRDSNDQKGSAAIPSTGIEELDKVFRQNSRLAKQNDSLNMRLKETTSINQKLEAEKNKHATLEKGGKSGFKPKDTAVPVIEAEVYETTTVLTGNRVKLRLLEEAWLNGAKIPANTFLYGICEVTNERLQIEVLQIPVGEKFVPVQITVCDLDGLPGLYVPDNASRKVAKEVGSSANTSSMFGVSNNPLTYMGMQAADRTAQSLLKMIRIKKVTIKKNTLVYLINKSK; encoded by the coding sequence ATGAAAGCATACCTGAAAAGAAATAAGCCGTTGCTATTCCTTCCGTTGGTTTTGATCCCTTTTGTTGTCCTGATATTCTATGTGCTGGGAGGGGGAGAAAAGAAGGAAAAGGAAGAACAAAAGCAAAAAGAGCAGCAAGTGGCAAAAGGTGCCAATTACACCCTTCCCGATGCTGATAAAAGCGTCGCGATTTACGATAAAATGGACAACTATTCCGCACAAAAAGCGGTGACTTCGACCCATGATTACAACATTACCGGCGAACCAGATTCTATACCAGAAGAAATCGTTGAAGAAGAAGCGATGACCGAAGAACAGTTGCTTTCTGGAAGGAAGCATCTGTATAAGAACGACCCGGTTCCTGAGATGAATGCTGATGTTTCCACCGATCTTATGGCGCACATCCGGCAAAAGGAACGGACTGTTCGGGAAGATTTGGAAAACAGTCAGGCTGAAGCAAAATCAAAAAATGAGGATTTCGATTCAAATCAGGCAGGAAAAGACAAAAGAGATTCCAATGATCAAAAAGGATCAGCTGCAATTCCTTCCACCGGTATTGAAGAACTGGACAAGGTTTTCAGGCAAAACAGCAGATTGGCCAAGCAGAATGATTCTCTGAATATGCGGCTGAAGGAAACAACTTCCATAAACCAAAAATTGGAAGCCGAAAAGAACAAACACGCTACTCTGGAGAAAGGCGGCAAGTCAGGGTTTAAACCCAAAGATACAGCAGTCCCGGTTATTGAAGCTGAAGTATATGAAACCACCACGGTATTAACCGGCAACAGGGTGAAGCTGCGGCTTCTGGAAGAAGCCTGGCTAAATGGAGCTAAAATTCCGGCCAACACTTTTTTGTATGGCATCTGTGAAGTCACCAATGAACGCCTTCAGATTGAAGTGCTGCAAATACCAGTAGGTGAAAAGTTTGTTCCGGTTCAAATAACAGTTTGCGATCTGGACGGACTTCCCGGATTGTATGTTCCCGATAACGCCTCCCGAAAAGTTGCCAAAGAAGTTGGCAGCAGCGCTAACACTTCTTCCATGTTCGGGGTAAGTAACAATCCACTAACTTATATGGGGATGCAGGCAGCCGACCGCACCGCACAATCCCTGTTAAAAATGATCCGGATCAAAAAAGTCACAATCAAGAAAAATACCCTCGTTTATTTAATCAACAAAAGCAAATAA
- a CDS encoding relaxase/mobilization nuclease domain-containing protein, which yields MVIVIHQASSTANAFFYNERKAKEGKATFYHSRNTSSANPFIYSAQHRHQIFKRIEDANTRVKNKGLHISFNPTINDMIRIGEKGIRTELDNLMKQLGYGNQPYLVYRHADIDRVHFHIVSTRIDKQSGKKIKDNFEKEKVQTFIRELEQTYQLKNDDPKEKIDLKFTAYSKNLKQNLENLFVELNRMDFITSKQMYNDALKLFHVEIRQVQKGHLVFVTDGNENPIRHPIKMSDFQERPRFYQSKRKAEKIELGNGYTTDKSNNSIKNYQGNSRMLFDLLRLIPNYSGKRSFGQKKQLIKIKRKGQRRW from the coding sequence ATGGTTATCGTTATCCATCAGGCATCAAGCACCGCTAATGCTTTCTTCTACAATGAGCGAAAGGCAAAAGAAGGTAAAGCCACCTTCTATCATAGCCGGAATACATCTTCAGCCAATCCATTTATTTATTCCGCTCAACACCGCCACCAAATATTCAAACGCATTGAGGATGCAAATACACGTGTTAAGAATAAAGGACTTCACATCTCTTTTAATCCAACGATAAATGATATGATCCGGATAGGCGAAAAGGGAATACGAACTGAACTTGACAATCTGATGAAACAACTCGGATATGGAAATCAGCCCTACCTGGTTTACCGACATGCAGACATTGACCGGGTTCATTTTCATATTGTATCAACAAGGATTGACAAACAGTCTGGCAAAAAAATCAAAGACAATTTTGAAAAGGAGAAAGTCCAGACGTTCATCAGGGAGCTGGAACAAACCTACCAGCTAAAGAATGATGACCCAAAGGAAAAAATTGATTTGAAATTCACAGCATATAGCAAGAACCTGAAACAGAACCTTGAAAACCTATTCGTCGAGCTAAATCGGATGGATTTTATCACTAGCAAACAAATGTATAACGATGCGCTGAAGCTGTTTCATGTTGAAATTCGGCAGGTTCAGAAAGGGCATCTGGTATTTGTTACTGATGGAAACGAAAATCCGATCAGGCATCCAATTAAAATGTCTGATTTTCAGGAAAGGCCGAGGTTTTATCAATCGAAAAGGAAAGCTGAAAAGATTGAGCTTGGAAATGGTTATACTACGGACAAATCGAATAATTCAATAAAGAATTATCAAGGAAATTCGAGGATGCTGTTTGATTTGCTTCGACTGATACCAAACTATTCGGGGAAAAGGAGTTTTGGGCAGAAAAAGCAGTTGATTAAGATAAAGAGAAAGGGACAACGAAGATGGTAA
- a CDS encoding type II restriction endonuclease, translated as MEIYKTISLSKIIGQYKSDTESVYNTWFINNEDRLKAFRSIRRGVLQVIEDIKSGKFGNDFKGSSLEFVLTCITEQKQVFEGAAHPFYWKPKLRIPDIYENEKNKIAFGQFLENVLKATNEEQIIREIIRLDDLKIKGLGPAVASILYFLHPTIIPPSNTAIINGFNYLFKDKKKLGSWSEYLKIREVLIDVNKQYENEFSLDLGAISGLMFEIGTQKLLLGNDEYLSEPERKKLEALIEKRHNKIKEERQEENLHTEMQYHLIKIGTALGYDVICAQNDQSRSFNGASFSFHCLPNFPTMNSDKDTVNTIKMIDVLWFQKSTNNIIGAFEVEKSTSIYSGILRLTDLAYSIADGDEVLYIIIPDSREKDVRMQLSRPSIKSIKVPINYILFSDLRQNCDALCKFGENHHIMRKIAKSI; from the coding sequence ATGGAAATTTATAAAACGATTAGTCTTTCTAAAATAATCGGGCAGTATAAATCTGATACTGAATCGGTTTATAACACCTGGTTTATAAACAATGAGGACAGATTAAAGGCTTTTCGCTCCATTCGGCGAGGTGTTCTGCAAGTTATAGAAGATATCAAAAGTGGAAAATTTGGTAATGATTTCAAGGGCAGTTCTTTGGAGTTTGTGCTAACGTGCATTACCGAACAGAAGCAGGTATTTGAAGGGGCAGCACATCCGTTCTACTGGAAACCAAAGTTGAGGATTCCTGATATTTATGAAAACGAGAAAAATAAGATCGCTTTTGGTCAATTTTTGGAAAATGTGTTGAAAGCAACAAATGAAGAGCAAATCATCAGAGAGATTATTCGTTTGGACGATTTGAAGATTAAAGGCCTTGGTCCTGCTGTTGCAAGCATACTCTATTTTCTTCATCCAACAATTATCCCACCTTCTAATACGGCTATCATCAACGGGTTTAATTATCTATTCAAGGACAAGAAAAAGCTGGGGTCATGGAGTGAGTATTTAAAAATAAGGGAGGTATTAATAGACGTAAATAAGCAATATGAGAATGAATTTTCTCTCGACCTTGGAGCAATTTCCGGACTAATGTTTGAAATAGGAACACAAAAATTACTGCTTGGAAATGATGAATACCTCTCGGAACCGGAACGAAAAAAACTGGAAGCCCTGATTGAAAAACGGCATAACAAGATTAAGGAAGAAAGGCAAGAGGAAAATCTGCATACCGAAATGCAATATCATCTGATAAAAATAGGAACAGCCTTGGGTTATGATGTGATTTGTGCACAAAACGACCAATCGAGATCGTTTAATGGCGCCAGCTTTTCGTTTCATTGCCTACCCAACTTCCCAACGATGAACTCTGACAAAGATACCGTCAACACCATAAAGATGATTGATGTACTTTGGTTTCAAAAATCGACGAACAATATCATCGGGGCATTTGAGGTGGAGAAAAGCACCAGTATTTATTCTGGGATCTTGCGCTTGACAGATCTTGCATATTCTATCGCAGATGGGGATGAAGTGTTGTACATCATTATTCCGGATAGCAGGGAAAAAGATGTGCGAATGCAATTATCAAGGCCTTCAATAAAGAGTATCAAAGTGCCAATCAACTATATTTTGTTTTCTGATTTACGGCAAAATTGCGATGCTCTTTGCAAGTTTGGCGAAAATCATCACATTATGAGGAAGATCGCCAAGTCGATATAA
- a CDS encoding methyltransferase family protein, with the protein MIPIYILTFLTIYFLVVFVVPSVRVKRKTGINPYVFKNTDSAHDFLGKVSAPMTSLIFIVALVNLIYPVGMQYLAPFNWLEFFASKITGFAIVHLALLWIVIAQIQMSNSWRVGIDHAAKTELKTNGLFSVSRNPVFLGMFVTLFGVFLIIPNAVTLLTFVASTLLFQVQVRLEEDYLKGVHGEPYSNYCQKVGRWF; encoded by the coding sequence ATGATACCAATTTATATCCTCACGTTTCTGACAATCTACTTTCTGGTAGTGTTTGTAGTACCATCAGTACGAGTAAAGCGCAAAACAGGTATCAATCCCTACGTTTTTAAAAATACCGATTCAGCACACGATTTTTTGGGCAAAGTATCAGCACCCATGACCTCGTTAATATTTATAGTAGCATTGGTAAACCTCATTTATCCTGTTGGTATGCAATATTTAGCTCCTTTTAATTGGCTCGAATTTTTTGCATCAAAAATCACAGGCTTTGCAATTGTTCACTTGGCTTTATTATGGATAGTTATAGCACAAATTCAAATGAGTAATTCGTGGAGGGTAGGTATCGACCACGCGGCAAAAACCGAACTTAAAACCAACGGATTGTTTTCAGTTTCCCGAAACCCCGTGTTTTTGGGTATGTTCGTTACTTTATTTGGGGTATTCCTCATTATCCCAAACGCCGTAACCCTATTAACGTTTGTTGCCTCTACCTTGCTCTTTCAGGTTCAGGTACGCCTCGAAGAAGATTATCTGAAAGGCGTTCATGGTGAACCATATAGTAATTACTGCCAAAAAGTAGGCAGATGGTTTTAA
- a CDS encoding type IV secretory system conjugative DNA transfer family protein, which translates to MTEGRELEKLHEGFRFFSYLLLFLSMYLNQLGYFTAHGIDIPAFHPLVVKMQNLTFLVNVYKSKTVCLVFLAITCIGTKAHKDRELTVSSIVGQVVAGLILYWGSLILFKSYPVSYLTLTFFGFVLLNIGFDNISKLINVNLMKDRFNVENESFPQEQILKENEYSVNLPTRYLYKDKQQEGWINIVNPFRASMVIGTPGSGKSFSVVLPFIRQHLKKGFSMCVYDFKYPDLSLVTYNHFLKAKKNRKLPESSRFYVINFENIQKSYRCNPLAPEWMESPIDAFESSRTVLYNLNREWIRKQGEFFSESAVSFFAAVIWFLKKYKDGQFCTLPHAIELLQMDYDDLFAVMEQEKDVANIINPFINAHKRGASEQLEGQLGSLKIAISKIISPEIYWICSGDDFSLDINNPESPKILCLANNPLRVEMYGAVLSLYITRMLKVINKKGQQPSSLIFDELPTIYFRGLDTLIATARSNRISTLLGVQTIDQLIRDYGKEQANAITSNIGNVFSGQAAGETARFIQGRMGKILQERQSVNINRNVQSSTFSTQLDFLVPEGKIATLPQGYMVGQVADNFGEAIAQKNFNCLINVDVKSQELEEKRFVPIPDFYQFDNIPELLERNRTKIQNDIRSITIQRSEPDQPDQIKQKAITTKKSKKS; encoded by the coding sequence ATGACCGAAGGAAGAGAACTGGAAAAACTGCACGAAGGATTTCGGTTCTTTAGTTACCTGCTATTGTTTTTATCCATGTACCTGAACCAGTTGGGCTACTTTACGGCGCACGGGATAGACATTCCTGCTTTTCATCCGCTGGTAGTCAAAATGCAAAACCTGACCTTTCTGGTAAATGTGTATAAATCAAAGACAGTTTGTTTGGTATTTCTGGCCATTACCTGTATCGGAACCAAAGCTCACAAAGACCGAGAACTCACCGTTTCTTCTATTGTAGGGCAAGTGGTGGCCGGTCTGATTCTGTATTGGGGGAGCCTGATCCTGTTTAAATCTTATCCGGTATCTTATCTGACCCTGACTTTCTTTGGCTTTGTACTTCTGAACATCGGCTTTGACAACATCTCCAAACTGATCAACGTCAACCTGATGAAAGACCGGTTTAACGTGGAGAATGAGAGTTTTCCACAGGAACAAATACTAAAAGAGAATGAATATTCAGTGAACCTGCCGACACGGTACCTCTACAAAGACAAACAACAGGAAGGTTGGATCAACATTGTCAATCCGTTTCGTGCTTCGATGGTGATCGGAACTCCCGGTTCCGGAAAATCCTTTTCAGTAGTACTGCCATTTATCCGGCAACACCTAAAGAAAGGCTTTTCGATGTGTGTCTATGATTTTAAATACCCGGATTTATCGCTGGTTACTTACAACCATTTTCTGAAAGCCAAGAAAAACAGAAAGTTGCCAGAATCAAGCCGGTTCTATGTGATCAACTTTGAGAACATCCAGAAGTCCTACCGGTGCAATCCTTTGGCGCCGGAGTGGATGGAAAGCCCCATTGATGCCTTTGAATCTTCGCGAACAGTCCTTTATAACCTGAACAGGGAATGGATAAGAAAACAAGGTGAGTTTTTCTCTGAGTCTGCCGTTTCCTTTTTTGCTGCTGTGATCTGGTTTTTGAAAAAATACAAGGATGGTCAGTTTTGTACTTTGCCCCATGCCATTGAACTGCTACAGATGGACTACGATGATTTGTTCGCAGTCATGGAACAGGAAAAAGATGTCGCGAACATCATCAATCCTTTTATCAATGCACACAAACGCGGAGCCAGTGAACAGTTGGAAGGACAATTGGGAAGCCTGAAGATAGCAATCTCCAAGATCATCAGCCCGGAAATATACTGGATTTGTTCGGGCGATGATTTCTCACTGGATATCAACAATCCCGAATCACCCAAAATCCTTTGTCTGGCCAACAATCCATTGAGAGTGGAAATGTATGGGGCTGTTTTATCGCTTTACATTACCAGGATGCTGAAGGTCATCAACAAAAAGGGACAGCAACCGTCTTCGCTGATCTTTGATGAGCTGCCTACCATTTATTTCAGGGGACTGGACACTTTGATTGCCACAGCAAGAAGTAACCGGATTTCTACTTTATTGGGAGTGCAGACTATTGACCAACTGATCCGGGACTACGGAAAAGAACAAGCCAATGCCATTACCAGCAACATCGGCAATGTGTTTTCAGGTCAGGCTGCCGGGGAGACTGCAAGGTTTATTCAGGGAAGGATGGGCAAAATCCTACAGGAACGCCAATCGGTTAATATCAACCGGAATGTCCAATCTTCCACTTTCTCTACACAACTTGATTTCCTTGTGCCTGAAGGAAAGATTGCCACCTTGCCACAGGGCTATATGGTGGGGCAGGTTGCCGACAACTTTGGTGAGGCAATTGCACAGAAAAACTTCAATTGTCTGATCAATGTCGATGTGAAATCTCAGGAACTGGAAGAAAAGCGCTTTGTACCAATCCCCGATTTTTACCAGTTCGATAACATCCCGGAACTACTGGAACGTAACCGAACCAAGATACAAAACGATATCCGGTCAATTACCATCCAGAGATCGGAACCCGATCAACCGGATCAAATCAAACAAAAAGCTATAACTACTAAAAAATCCAAAAAATCATGA